A DNA window from Anoplolepis gracilipes chromosome 13, ASM4749672v1, whole genome shotgun sequence contains the following coding sequences:
- the LOC140672375 gene encoding maltase A2 isoform X2, with the protein MSIQKSEDLLSVVIPAELSPSPNSQELFINQDQQDEEASDCPLLTPSPPPIQTDKTPQLTPIFNALEGASLETIPTPTLENINTEDGLNYMNIVNSSSKPLNDEPSSRDPMVESTSSGSSSDTNEPACAQLLTQLNTAYQHLAPDAQALENGGKPPLVGIQLVVPKPPKDYRFMKWNWSLIRKTCYWTLMSILIGCAALVVGIIATMPKRCDPPVEWWQGSTFYEIFPASFQDSIKGADGIGDLRGIIMRLDYLKGLGVQAIRLNSIFPASHYPEYYSEISNMMDVNKDLGTLEDFSALVREIQKRNMSIVLDLPLYPFVKNLSNQAPHIRKVNGTEWLQDRQDPVNDPVREPSAVSTSVETIRTVLTSIPPPLKITRREIPSSSRSNHQQEDSISEAIKIWQLRGVNGFYLQGLEHYVNEDTFVSSLIYWKSLLHPNNIFICHMKVLEAATSTVARNSILSRINLLDVTLRLNSTMGIKAQIEQITKGVLFDKPAYPWIHWSVGGVDTSRVASTITVKNASVAASLLSMMLPGTPSIFYGDEIGIEDCECQDHKDLAHVHNLVPMYWEKKDSASSSFSPLGITTWLPEAEKPMETSLTGTIKEMARLRTETTPIYVKAVLREGQSKANCGVRYVEDEMIVIERWYPRRNSYVLVANFGNVTRMKDLSFLYYGGHVVIGPTYRMNRDVYFKELTVPPGEAFVIKLDK; encoded by the exons ATGAGTATCCAGAAGTCTGAAGATCTCTTATCAGTAGTTATACCAGCTGAACTTTCACCATCTCCAAATTCACaagaattgtttataaatcaaGATCAACAg gATGAAGAAGCGTCTGATTGTCCTTTATTAACACCTAGCCCACCACCTATTCAAACAGATAAAACTCCACAGTTGACACCAATATTCAATGCTCTGGAAGGCGCCTCATTAGAGACAATACCTACACCAACGCTTGAGAATATTAATACGGAAGATGGACTTAACTACATGAATATAGTAAATAGCTCGAGTAAACCTTTAAACGATG AACCGAGCTCACGCGATCCTATGGTGGAATCCACTAGCAGCGGTAGTAGTAGTGATACAAATGAACCTGCTTGCGCACAATTGTTGACACAATTGAATACTGCCTACCAGCATCTTGCACCGGATGCTCAAGCTTTA GAGAACGGTGGTAAGCCACCGCTCGTTGGGATTCAGTTGGTGGTGCCGAAGCCGCCCAAAGACTATCGCTTCATGAAGTGGAATTGGTCGCTAATACGGAAAACGTGTTACTGGACCCTGATGTCGATATTGATCGGATGCGCTGCCCTTGTTGTTGGCATTATTGCTACGATGCCTAAGAG ATGTGACCCTCCGGTGGAATGGTGGCAAGGCAGCACTTTCTACGAGATATTTCCGGCGTCCTTTCAGGATTCGATAAAAGGAGCCGATGGGATCGGCGATTTGCGTGGAATAATTATGCggttagattatttaaaaggaCTCGGAGTTCAAGCTATTCGATTGAATTCGATATTTCCGGCGTCGCATTATCCAGAATATTACTCGGAAATTAGTAATATGATGGATGTAAATAAAGATCTGGGTACATTAGAAGATTTTTCTGCTCTTGTGCGTGAGATCCAAAAGCGGAATATGAGTATAGTTTTGGATTTGCCTTTATATCCGTTTGTAAAGAACTTAAGTAATCAAGCGCCACATATAAGGAAAGTGAATGGAACTGAATGGCTTCAGGATAGGCAAGATCCCGTGAATGATCCAGTTCGCGAGCCATCCGCAGTGTCTACATCAGTCGAAACTATTCGTACTGTTTTAACATCTATACCACCACcgttaaaaataacaagaagGGAAATACCCTCGTCGAGTCGTTCAAATCATCAGCAAGAAGATTCCATTAGTGAGGCTATTAAAATTTGGCAATTGAGAGGAGTAAATGGCTTCTATCTACAGGGATTAGAACATTACGTCAATGAAGATACATTCGTAAGCAGTCTAATATATTGGAAGTCTCTTCTACATCctaataacattttcatttgtCATATGAAAGTCTTAGAGGCCGCTACTTCTACCGTTGCAAGGAATTCTATTTTATCCAGAATAAATTTACTTGATGTAACTCTTCGTTTGAATAGTACAATGGGTATCAAGGCACAGATAGAGCAAATTACGAAGGGTGTACTCTTCGACAAACCTGCTTATCCGTGGATACATTGGTCTGTAGGTGGTGTGGATACCAGTAGAGTAGCTTCTACCATAACCGTCAAAAACGCTAGTGTAGCTGCTTCTCTTCTTAGTATGATGCTACCTGGAACACCCAGTATATTTTACGGAGATGAG ATAGGTATCGAAGATTGTGAATGTCAGGATCACAAAGATTTGGCACACGTGCACAATCTAGTTCCTATGTATTGGGAGAAGAAGGATAGTGCTAGTAGCAGTTTTTCACCCTTAGGCATTACCACCTGGTTGCCAGAAGCTGAGAAACCTATGGAAACTAGTTTGACAGGCACTATTAAAGAAATGGCAAGACTAAGAACGGAAACAACACCGATTTACGTTAAAGCAGTATTAAGAGAAGGTCAAAGTAAAGCGAACTGTGGTGTtag ATATGTTGAAGATGAAATGATTGTGATTGAACGATGGTATCCACGAAGAAATTCTTATGTACTTGTCGCAAATTTTGGCAATGTTACACGCATGAAGGATTTATCATTCCTTTATTATGGTGGCCATGTTGTTATAGGACCAACTTACAGAATGAATCGAGATGTGTACTTCAAAGAACTTACCGTCCCACCTGGAGAAgcatttgttataaaattagataaatga
- the LOC140672375 gene encoding maltase A2 isoform X1 has translation MSIQKSEDLLSVVIPAELSPSPNSQELFINQDQQDEEASDCPLLTPSPPPIQTDKTPQLTPIFNALEGASLETIPTPTLENINTEDGLNYMNIVNSSSKPLNDEPSSRDPMVESTSSGSSSDTNEPACAQLLTQLNTAYQHLAPDAQALFYNQENGGKPPLVGIQLVVPKPPKDYRFMKWNWSLIRKTCYWTLMSILIGCAALVVGIIATMPKRCDPPVEWWQGSTFYEIFPASFQDSIKGADGIGDLRGIIMRLDYLKGLGVQAIRLNSIFPASHYPEYYSEISNMMDVNKDLGTLEDFSALVREIQKRNMSIVLDLPLYPFVKNLSNQAPHIRKVNGTEWLQDRQDPVNDPVREPSAVSTSVETIRTVLTSIPPPLKITRREIPSSSRSNHQQEDSISEAIKIWQLRGVNGFYLQGLEHYVNEDTFVSSLIYWKSLLHPNNIFICHMKVLEAATSTVARNSILSRINLLDVTLRLNSTMGIKAQIEQITKGVLFDKPAYPWIHWSVGGVDTSRVASTITVKNASVAASLLSMMLPGTPSIFYGDEIGIEDCECQDHKDLAHVHNLVPMYWEKKDSASSSFSPLGITTWLPEAEKPMETSLTGTIKEMARLRTETTPIYVKAVLREGQSKANCGVRYVEDEMIVIERWYPRRNSYVLVANFGNVTRMKDLSFLYYGGHVVIGPTYRMNRDVYFKELTVPPGEAFVIKLDK, from the exons ATGAGTATCCAGAAGTCTGAAGATCTCTTATCAGTAGTTATACCAGCTGAACTTTCACCATCTCCAAATTCACaagaattgtttataaatcaaGATCAACAg gATGAAGAAGCGTCTGATTGTCCTTTATTAACACCTAGCCCACCACCTATTCAAACAGATAAAACTCCACAGTTGACACCAATATTCAATGCTCTGGAAGGCGCCTCATTAGAGACAATACCTACACCAACGCTTGAGAATATTAATACGGAAGATGGACTTAACTACATGAATATAGTAAATAGCTCGAGTAAACCTTTAAACGATG AACCGAGCTCACGCGATCCTATGGTGGAATCCACTAGCAGCGGTAGTAGTAGTGATACAAATGAACCTGCTTGCGCACAATTGTTGACACAATTGAATACTGCCTACCAGCATCTTGCACCGGATGCTCAAGCTTTA TTTTACAACCAGGAGAACGGTGGTAAGCCACCGCTCGTTGGGATTCAGTTGGTGGTGCCGAAGCCGCCCAAAGACTATCGCTTCATGAAGTGGAATTGGTCGCTAATACGGAAAACGTGTTACTGGACCCTGATGTCGATATTGATCGGATGCGCTGCCCTTGTTGTTGGCATTATTGCTACGATGCCTAAGAG ATGTGACCCTCCGGTGGAATGGTGGCAAGGCAGCACTTTCTACGAGATATTTCCGGCGTCCTTTCAGGATTCGATAAAAGGAGCCGATGGGATCGGCGATTTGCGTGGAATAATTATGCggttagattatttaaaaggaCTCGGAGTTCAAGCTATTCGATTGAATTCGATATTTCCGGCGTCGCATTATCCAGAATATTACTCGGAAATTAGTAATATGATGGATGTAAATAAAGATCTGGGTACATTAGAAGATTTTTCTGCTCTTGTGCGTGAGATCCAAAAGCGGAATATGAGTATAGTTTTGGATTTGCCTTTATATCCGTTTGTAAAGAACTTAAGTAATCAAGCGCCACATATAAGGAAAGTGAATGGAACTGAATGGCTTCAGGATAGGCAAGATCCCGTGAATGATCCAGTTCGCGAGCCATCCGCAGTGTCTACATCAGTCGAAACTATTCGTACTGTTTTAACATCTATACCACCACcgttaaaaataacaagaagGGAAATACCCTCGTCGAGTCGTTCAAATCATCAGCAAGAAGATTCCATTAGTGAGGCTATTAAAATTTGGCAATTGAGAGGAGTAAATGGCTTCTATCTACAGGGATTAGAACATTACGTCAATGAAGATACATTCGTAAGCAGTCTAATATATTGGAAGTCTCTTCTACATCctaataacattttcatttgtCATATGAAAGTCTTAGAGGCCGCTACTTCTACCGTTGCAAGGAATTCTATTTTATCCAGAATAAATTTACTTGATGTAACTCTTCGTTTGAATAGTACAATGGGTATCAAGGCACAGATAGAGCAAATTACGAAGGGTGTACTCTTCGACAAACCTGCTTATCCGTGGATACATTGGTCTGTAGGTGGTGTGGATACCAGTAGAGTAGCTTCTACCATAACCGTCAAAAACGCTAGTGTAGCTGCTTCTCTTCTTAGTATGATGCTACCTGGAACACCCAGTATATTTTACGGAGATGAG ATAGGTATCGAAGATTGTGAATGTCAGGATCACAAAGATTTGGCACACGTGCACAATCTAGTTCCTATGTATTGGGAGAAGAAGGATAGTGCTAGTAGCAGTTTTTCACCCTTAGGCATTACCACCTGGTTGCCAGAAGCTGAGAAACCTATGGAAACTAGTTTGACAGGCACTATTAAAGAAATGGCAAGACTAAGAACGGAAACAACACCGATTTACGTTAAAGCAGTATTAAGAGAAGGTCAAAGTAAAGCGAACTGTGGTGTtag ATATGTTGAAGATGAAATGATTGTGATTGAACGATGGTATCCACGAAGAAATTCTTATGTACTTGTCGCAAATTTTGGCAATGTTACACGCATGAAGGATTTATCATTCCTTTATTATGGTGGCCATGTTGTTATAGGACCAACTTACAGAATGAATCGAGATGTGTACTTCAAAGAACTTACCGTCCCACCTGGAGAAgcatttgttataaaattagataaatga
- the LOC140672375 gene encoding uncharacterized protein isoform X3, with the protein MSIQKSEDLLSVVIPAELSPSPNSQELFINQDQQDEEASDCPLLTPSPPPIQTDKTPQLTPIFNALEGASLETIPTPTLENINTEDGLNYMNIVNSSSKPLNDEPSSRDPMVESTSSGSSSDTNEPACAQLLTQLNTAYQHLAPDAQALFYNQENGGKPPLVGIQLVVPKPPKDYRFMKWNWSLIRKTCYWTLMSILIGCAALVVGIIATMPKRCDPPVEWWQGSTFYEIFPASFQDSIKGADGIGDLRGIIMRLDYLKGLGVQAIRLNSIFPASHYPEYYSEISNMMDVNKDLGTLEDFSALVREIQKRNMSIVLDLPLYPFVKNLSNQAPHIRKVNGTEWLQDRQDPVNDPVREPSAVSTSVETIRTVLTSIPPPLKITRREIPSSSRSNHQQEDSISEAIKIWQLRGVNGFYLQGLEHYVNEDTFIGIEDCECQDHKDLAHVHNLVPMYWEKKDSASSSFSPLGITTWLPEAEKPMETSLTGTIKEMARLRTETTPIYVKAVLREGQSKANCGVRYVEDEMIVIERWYPRRNSYVLVANFGNVTRMKDLSFLYYGGHVVIGPTYRMNRDVYFKELTVPPGEAFVIKLDK; encoded by the exons ATGAGTATCCAGAAGTCTGAAGATCTCTTATCAGTAGTTATACCAGCTGAACTTTCACCATCTCCAAATTCACaagaattgtttataaatcaaGATCAACAg gATGAAGAAGCGTCTGATTGTCCTTTATTAACACCTAGCCCACCACCTATTCAAACAGATAAAACTCCACAGTTGACACCAATATTCAATGCTCTGGAAGGCGCCTCATTAGAGACAATACCTACACCAACGCTTGAGAATATTAATACGGAAGATGGACTTAACTACATGAATATAGTAAATAGCTCGAGTAAACCTTTAAACGATG AACCGAGCTCACGCGATCCTATGGTGGAATCCACTAGCAGCGGTAGTAGTAGTGATACAAATGAACCTGCTTGCGCACAATTGTTGACACAATTGAATACTGCCTACCAGCATCTTGCACCGGATGCTCAAGCTTTA TTTTACAACCAGGAGAACGGTGGTAAGCCACCGCTCGTTGGGATTCAGTTGGTGGTGCCGAAGCCGCCCAAAGACTATCGCTTCATGAAGTGGAATTGGTCGCTAATACGGAAAACGTGTTACTGGACCCTGATGTCGATATTGATCGGATGCGCTGCCCTTGTTGTTGGCATTATTGCTACGATGCCTAAGAG ATGTGACCCTCCGGTGGAATGGTGGCAAGGCAGCACTTTCTACGAGATATTTCCGGCGTCCTTTCAGGATTCGATAAAAGGAGCCGATGGGATCGGCGATTTGCGTGGAATAATTATGCggttagattatttaaaaggaCTCGGAGTTCAAGCTATTCGATTGAATTCGATATTTCCGGCGTCGCATTATCCAGAATATTACTCGGAAATTAGTAATATGATGGATGTAAATAAAGATCTGGGTACATTAGAAGATTTTTCTGCTCTTGTGCGTGAGATCCAAAAGCGGAATATGAGTATAGTTTTGGATTTGCCTTTATATCCGTTTGTAAAGAACTTAAGTAATCAAGCGCCACATATAAGGAAAGTGAATGGAACTGAATGGCTTCAGGATAGGCAAGATCCCGTGAATGATCCAGTTCGCGAGCCATCCGCAGTGTCTACATCAGTCGAAACTATTCGTACTGTTTTAACATCTATACCACCACcgttaaaaataacaagaagGGAAATACCCTCGTCGAGTCGTTCAAATCATCAGCAAGAAGATTCCATTAGTGAGGCTATTAAAATTTGGCAATTGAGAGGAGTAAATGGCTTCTATCTACAGGGATTAGAACATTACGTCAATGAAGATACATTC ATAGGTATCGAAGATTGTGAATGTCAGGATCACAAAGATTTGGCACACGTGCACAATCTAGTTCCTATGTATTGGGAGAAGAAGGATAGTGCTAGTAGCAGTTTTTCACCCTTAGGCATTACCACCTGGTTGCCAGAAGCTGAGAAACCTATGGAAACTAGTTTGACAGGCACTATTAAAGAAATGGCAAGACTAAGAACGGAAACAACACCGATTTACGTTAAAGCAGTATTAAGAGAAGGTCAAAGTAAAGCGAACTGTGGTGTtag ATATGTTGAAGATGAAATGATTGTGATTGAACGATGGTATCCACGAAGAAATTCTTATGTACTTGTCGCAAATTTTGGCAATGTTACACGCATGAAGGATTTATCATTCCTTTATTATGGTGGCCATGTTGTTATAGGACCAACTTACAGAATGAATCGAGATGTGTACTTCAAAGAACTTACCGTCCCACCTGGAGAAgcatttgttataaaattagataaatga
- the LOC140672317 gene encoding uncharacterized protein: MYYIIFCEDWCSVVPYLWINETHKTFQWPPKQAAIAIQKGIPPHSNWSIKSYRRIAGPYDNYKQVVSKNAFRTYKTYEMARQMEKKAEYIFTSEERLLDTLSQPSRQNKRSIKRPLFFYETQDNYDDTRTRKKVNSLPAPPSNYVQAIKHKNFSSLPSILIKDYHCYKECGWYKQTLYRILRILLFMLVHSKLQHLMICFMKDENQDEDQDEEQDEEQYEGQDESSIRRSSSSSISISSCKQTCNTNNFNSEEDEVDDVLSVNGLPEHEKSNMENNAKNDSCHKNSCCNACHKLQNAIVKKLNLIINILTNPETNQAVVTDKSNLLPNFPISNTEEFLKFEGELQTDKEIRKQFKSMIAKIGGKAYAGKTRNILKFILTDTLCQKLSWTGNKGSRPIKETAFASILTNYVSNTDKCTYHDVQKVIQEWLKHAGDCVKYLKKINNYNKKN, translated from the exons atgtattatattattttttgcgaagACTGGTGCTCAGTAGTACCTTACTTGTGGATTAATGAAACTCACAAAACCTTTCAATGGCCTCCAAAACAAGCAGCTATTGCAATTCAAAAAGGCATTCCTCCCCATAGTAATTGGAGTATAAAATCGTATCGACGCATTGCAGGAccatatgataattataaacaagttGTTAGCAAAAATGCATTTCgaacatata aaacatATGAGATGGCACGACAAATGGAGAAGAAggcagaatatatttttacctcAGAAGAGAGACTATTGGATACATTAAGCCAACCATCTCGTCAAAATAAAAGATCAATTAAAAGacctctatttttttatgaaacacaAGATAATTACGAtgata cacgtaccagaaaaaaagtaaacagTTTACCAGCTCCTCCTTCTAATTATGTACAAGCAATTAAgcacaaaaatttttcatcgttGCCTTCAATACTAATTAAGGATTATCACTGTTATAAAGAATGCGGCtggtat aaacaaacattatACCGAATTCTGCGTATCCTGCTGTTTATGCTTGTACACTCAAAGCTTCAACATCTAATGATATGTTtcatgaaggatgaaaaccaGGATGAAGACCAGGATGAAGAACAAGATGAAGAACAATATGAAGGACAGGATG AAAGCTCGATAAGAAGAAGTAGCAGTTCATCAATATCGATTTCTTCTTGCAAACAAACttgtaatacaaataattttaactctGAAGAAGATGAAGTAGAtg ATGTTCTTAGTGTAAATGGTTTACCCGAACATGAAAAATCTAATATGGAAAATAATGCCAAAAATGATTCATGTCATAAAAATTCATGCTGTA ATGCATgtcataaattacaaaatgcaattgttaaaaaattaaatctaataattaatatacttacaAATCCGGAAACTAATCAGGCAGTGGTCACAGATAAGTCCAATTTATTGCCAAATTTCCCAATATCAAATACAGAAGAATTCCTAAAATTTGAAGGAGAGCTACAAACAGATAAAGAAATTCGAAAACAGTTT aaaaGTATGATTGCAAAAATTGGAGGAAAGGCATATGCTGGAAaaacgagaaatatattaaaatttatattgactGATAcattatgtcaaaaattatcATGGACCGGAAATAAAGGATCCAGGCCAATAAAGGAAACAGCATTTGCGAGTATACTtacaa aTTATGTGTCAAATACTGATAAATGTACCTATCATGATGTACAAAAAGTAATACAAGAATGGTTGAAACACGCAGGAGATTGCGTAAAAtacctaaaaaaaataaataattataataaaaagaattaa